A DNA window from Zingiber officinale cultivar Zhangliang chromosome 3A, Zo_v1.1, whole genome shotgun sequence contains the following coding sequences:
- the LOC122053443 gene encoding beta-glucosidase 32-like produces MHDMGLDAYRFSISWSRVIPNGRGPVNLEGVQYYNNLINELKKYGIEPHVTLLHFDLPQSLEDEYFGLLSPKIVEDFTAYADVCFREFGDRVKYWITVIQPNIEPILAHDLGIFPPNHYSSSLASYLGLNCSKGNSSVEPYVAGHNLLLSHASTVSLYRKKYQVSALVSLLIE; encoded by the exons ATGCATGACATGGGCCTGGATGCCTACAGATTCTCTATCTCCTGGAGCAGAGTCATTCCTA ATGGTAGAGGGCCAGTTAATCTAGAAGGGGTGCAGTATTATAATAACTTGATCAATGAACTCAAGAAATATG GAATTGAACCTCATGTCACTCTTCTTCACTTTGACCTCCCCCAATCTTTGGAAGATGAATATTTTGGACTCTTGAGCCCAAAGATTGT AGAGGACTTCACTGCTTATGCTGATGTGTGCTTTAGAGAGTTTGGGGATAGAGTGAAATACTGGATCACTGTCATTCAGCCAAACATTGAACCCATCCTTGCCCATGATCTGGGAATATTTCCACCAAATCACTACTCTTCCTCCTTGGCTTCTTACCTTGGCCTCAATTGCAGCAAAGGGAATTCATCTGTTGAACCATATGTAGCTGGTCATAACCTTTTGCTTTCCCATGCATCAACAGTCTCCCTATATAGAAAGAAATATCAGGTTTCAGCATTAGTTTCTCTTTTAATCGAATGA